A part of Mycolicibacterium sp. TUM20985 genomic DNA contains:
- a CDS encoding alpha/beta fold hydrolase, with protein MKTTNGLISRSLDVPGARLHYEVRGGGPLLLVIGSPMAAAEFAPLAHAMAHDHTVVTYDPRGFAGSPVDDPNSPSNPDLRADDVVAILDALGAESADVFGSSGGAVTGLALVARYPDRVRTLVAHEPPLLELLPDAEQQRAATRDITDTFRTEGLHAAWMKFMVHAGFKVETFGSDDAGPPEPHGAPVNPEQELAEGARFFIHDLAPTTQYLPDFEALRASSTRIVIGLGVESGHLLTHRTSVAVAERLGIDTTEFPGDHGGFLGAPGEFADRLRAVL; from the coding sequence GTTCCCGGCGCCCGACTGCACTACGAAGTCCGCGGAGGCGGCCCGCTGCTCCTCGTCATCGGCTCGCCGATGGCGGCCGCGGAGTTCGCCCCGCTCGCGCACGCAATGGCCCACGACCACACCGTCGTCACCTACGACCCGCGGGGTTTCGCGGGTAGTCCCGTCGACGATCCGAACAGTCCGTCGAACCCCGATCTACGCGCCGACGACGTCGTGGCCATCCTCGACGCGCTCGGCGCCGAGTCCGCCGACGTGTTCGGCTCCAGCGGCGGCGCGGTCACCGGTCTCGCACTGGTCGCGCGCTACCCCGACCGCGTGCGCACGCTGGTGGCGCACGAACCGCCGCTGTTGGAACTGCTTCCCGACGCCGAGCAGCAGCGGGCCGCCACCAGAGACATCACCGATACGTTCCGCACCGAGGGGTTGCACGCCGCGTGGATGAAGTTCATGGTCCACGCCGGCTTCAAGGTGGAGACCTTCGGCTCAGACGACGCCGGCCCACCTGAGCCGCACGGCGCCCCGGTGAACCCCGAGCAGGAGTTGGCGGAGGGGGCGCGCTTCTTCATTCACGATCTGGCTCCCACCACGCAGTACCTACCCGACTTCGAGGCCCTCCGCGCGTCGTCGACCCGCATCGTCATCGGCCTCGGCGTGGAGTCGGGCCACCTGCTGACCCACCGAACCTCGGTCGCCGTGGCCGAGCGACTCGGCATCGACACGACGGAATTCCCCGGCGATCACGGCGGGTTCCTTGGCGCCCCAGGTGAATTCGCCGACCGGCTGCGGGCGGTCCTCTAG